The following are encoded together in the bacterium genome:
- a CDS encoding PAS domain S-box protein — MAKPLRVLLIEDSEADAELLLRELRRGGYETAWRRVDTATDLADALRDGPWDVITCDYVMPRFSALAAMKMIRASDPELPVIIVSGQVGEEVAVSAMKAGAQDYVSKHRMVRLVPAIERELADARERRRVATTLKESDARYRELVESLHDVVFEIGADERITYLSPSIVPLAGSPPEAYLGRPFRDFIYPDDLPAVLRSLQRTLAGQRDPQTYRILDAAGGVHWVRSSTRPVLDEAGGLRALRGVLTDVTEQVEAEQAYQTIVEHSQQGLAVVQDDRIVLANPALAALTGYSADELRGGSLLALTAALVHPEDHQRMAAAARLYLEGRARAGGFEFRIRRRDGQTRHVITTHTDVQYRGRPARLVVYIDVSERAQAEEAYRTIFERSVNGLAVIAGDRIQLANPAMAAITGRSLEELTSTPLQQLIDLIVHPDDREEQRQAVRRYADGHRDDGALAYRIRRPDGNVRHIVALRTDFPYRGEPARLLTYVDDTERWQAEEAYRTIFEGAIHGMLLIQGNRIVMANPAVDAMLGAGGRAVLERPLSEIIEQLVHPDELETIHLYIERWRATGQVPRRAALRVHRLDGTEGHLFLQTATVSHRGAPAALVAVADLTDRWRAEEAYRAVFERSLEALLVVSGDHVLMANQAAAELSGYPIDELTGMPTAALLERLVHPDDREPMREELATYLASGAARTRRFEFRLRRRDGEERRVLNSCAPMTFAGRPAVLIGHIDITERWRAEAALRELNAVLEARVDERTAALESTARELEAFTYSASHDLRAPLRVIDGFCQALVEDYGDTLPEDALALLRRVVGAAANMRQLLDQLLVLSRVARGELRREPVDLSALAREVAAALARDDTDGRIDVAVEEGLRGEGDAALLRAVLDNLLGNAVKFSRPRPRAAIAVGARRDGDRVVFFVRDNGVGFDPAYADRLFRPFQRLHAASEFSGHGIGLATVARIITRHGGRVWAESAADGGATFYFTLG; from the coding sequence ATGGCGAAGCCCCTGCGCGTACTGCTGATCGAGGACAGCGAGGCCGACGCCGAGCTGCTGCTGCGCGAGCTGCGGCGCGGCGGCTACGAGACCGCGTGGCGCCGGGTCGACACCGCCACCGATCTCGCCGACGCGCTGCGCGACGGGCCGTGGGACGTCATCACCTGCGACTACGTCATGCCCCGGTTCAGCGCCCTGGCGGCGATGAAGATGATCCGCGCCTCCGACCCCGAGCTGCCGGTGATCATCGTCTCCGGGCAGGTCGGCGAGGAGGTCGCGGTCAGCGCCATGAAGGCCGGGGCGCAGGACTACGTCAGCAAGCACCGCATGGTGCGCCTGGTGCCGGCGATCGAGCGCGAGCTGGCCGACGCCCGCGAACGGCGGCGGGTCGCGACGACCCTGAAGGAATCGGACGCCCGCTACCGCGAGCTGGTCGAATCGCTGCACGACGTGGTGTTCGAGATCGGCGCGGACGAGCGCATCACCTACCTCAGCCCCTCGATCGTGCCGCTCGCCGGCTCCCCGCCCGAGGCCTACCTCGGGCGTCCGTTCCGCGACTTCATCTACCCCGACGATCTGCCGGCCGTGCTGCGGAGCCTGCAGCGGACGCTCGCCGGCCAGCGCGACCCGCAGACCTATCGCATCCTCGACGCCGCCGGCGGCGTGCACTGGGTGCGCTCGTCCACCCGCCCGGTGCTCGACGAGGCCGGCGGCTTGCGGGCGCTGCGCGGCGTGCTCACCGACGTCACCGAGCAGGTCGAGGCCGAGCAGGCCTATCAGACGATCGTCGAGCACTCGCAGCAGGGGCTGGCGGTGGTGCAGGACGACCGCATCGTGCTCGCAAACCCCGCCCTGGCGGCGCTCACCGGCTACTCGGCGGATGAGTTGCGCGGCGGCTCGCTCCTGGCGCTGACCGCGGCGCTCGTCCATCCCGAGGATCACCAGCGCATGGCGGCGGCGGCGCGCCTCTACCTCGAGGGCCGGGCGCGCGCCGGCGGCTTCGAATTCCGCATCCGCCGCCGCGACGGCCAGACGCGGCACGTCATCACCACCCACACCGACGTGCAGTACCGCGGCCGGCCGGCGCGCCTGGTGGTGTACATCGACGTCAGCGAGCGCGCCCAGGCGGAGGAGGCGTATCGGACCATCTTCGAGCGCTCGGTGAACGGCCTGGCGGTGATTGCGGGCGACCGCATCCAGCTCGCCAACCCGGCGATGGCGGCGATCACCGGCCGCTCGCTGGAGGAGCTGACGAGCACGCCCTTGCAGCAGCTCATCGACCTGATCGTGCACCCCGACGATCGCGAGGAGCAGCGGCAGGCCGTCCGCCGCTATGCCGACGGCCATCGCGACGACGGCGCGCTCGCCTACCGCATCCGTCGCCCCGACGGCAACGTGCGCCACATCGTCGCCCTGCGCACCGACTTCCCGTATCGCGGCGAACCGGCCCGGCTGCTCACCTACGTCGACGACACCGAACGCTGGCAGGCGGAGGAGGCCTACCGGACGATCTTCGAGGGCGCGATCCACGGCATGTTGCTGATCCAGGGCAATCGGATCGTGATGGCCAATCCGGCCGTCGACGCGATGCTCGGCGCCGGTGGGCGCGCCGTGCTCGAGCGGCCGCTGAGCGAGATCATCGAGCAGCTCGTCCATCCCGACGAGTTGGAGACGATCCACCTCTACATCGAGCGCTGGCGCGCCACCGGCCAGGTGCCGCGCCGAGCGGCGCTGCGCGTCCACCGCCTCGACGGCACCGAGGGCCACCTGTTCCTGCAGACGGCGACCGTCAGCCACCGCGGCGCCCCCGCGGCGCTGGTGGCGGTGGCCGACCTCACGGACCGCTGGCGCGCCGAGGAGGCCTACCGCGCCGTCTTCGAGCGTTCGCTCGAGGCGCTGCTGGTGGTGAGCGGCGACCACGTGCTGATGGCCAACCAGGCGGCGGCCGAGCTGAGCGGCTACCCGATCGACGAGCTCACCGGCATGCCGACCGCGGCGCTGCTGGAGCGCCTCGTCCATCCCGACGATCGGGAACCGATGCGCGAGGAGCTGGCGACCTACCTCGCCTCCGGCGCGGCGCGCACCCGGCGCTTCGAGTTCCGGCTGCGGCGGCGCGACGGCGAGGAGCGGCGGGTGCTCAACTCCTGCGCGCCGATGACCTTCGCCGGGCGGCCGGCGGTGCTGATCGGGCACATCGACATCACCGAGCGCTGGCGGGCGGAGGCCGCGCTGCGCGAGCTGAACGCGGTGCTCGAAGCGCGCGTGGACGAGCGCACCGCGGCGCTGGAATCGACGGCGCGCGAGCTCGAGGCGTTCACCTATTCGGCTTCGCACGACCTGCGCGCGCCGCTGCGGGTGATCGACGGCTTCTGCCAGGCGCTGGTCGAGGACTACGGCGACACCCTGCCCGAGGACGCCCTGGCGCTGCTGCGGCGCGTCGTCGGCGCCGCCGCCAACATGCGCCAGCTCCTCGACCAACTGCTCGTGCTGTCGCGCGTCGCCCGCGGCGAGCTGCGGCGCGAGCCGGTCGATCTGAGCGCCCTGGCGCGCGAGGTCGCCGCCGCGCTGGCGCGCGACGACACGGACGGGCGGATCGACGTCGCGGTCGAGGAGGGGCTGCGCGGCGAGGGCGATGCGGCGCTGCTGCGCGCCGTGCTCGACAACCTGCTCGGCAACGCGGTGAAGTTCTCGCGCCCCCGCCCGCGCGCCGCCATCGCCGTCGGCGCCCGCCGCGATGGCGACCGGGTGGTGTTCTTCGTCCGCGACAACGGCGTCGGCTTCGACCCGGCCTATGCCGACCGCCTCTTCCGTCCGTTCCAGCGCCTGCACGCCGCCAGTGAGTTCAGCGGCCACGGCATCGGCCTGGCGACCGTCGCCCGCATCATCACCCGGCACGGCGGCCGGGTGTGGGCCGAGAGCGCCGCCGACGGCGGCGCGACCTTCTACTTCACCCTCGGCTGA
- a CDS encoding CoA transferase, with product MNGVRVLDAADRLGGFAVEVMRGLGAEVARAPLAAAALARADVVVCGRADRAWLRRAGEWPRLVWVVVTPFGLDGPRAEWAGGELVAQAAGGMVWPNGSPGTPPLPLPGEPATRVAGLHATLGALIALQARQRDGRGRLVDVSLQESATASLEHLAGEWFDRRDLGRRRGSLHWSGTFRVGRCRDGEALLSHVGDWTALREWLRADGAAADLAAPRWDDVDERCRHAAHVFDVLDAWAATYEVDALVEQAQLRRLPFAPVWSWARFARELGEPPGPSLLSAGAAIAPGPPRPLAGARVIDLTWVVAGPLATRILADCGAEVIRVERPDAPPPAGTSAINLQRGKRRLSLDLRAAEGLAALRALLRDADVVVDNFSRRVLPNLGLDDAALHALNPRLVIVHLTGFPPGDGRADWAAFGPTLQAMSGLVDAMRDGDGRPAGPGFAWADTATAWAAAVAITAALWRGGAARLALTQRDVLGLLLAPVLAAARAGARPPTAGLIVRCADADDGERWCAVAPPDDAGQRADPTALLAAAGAQPAEALVARLQEAGVAAAVVATPADLAADPQLRHRGWWRRVEGVARDGIVPRIRDLGGDRCARLFLPSG from the coding sequence ATGAACGGCGTGCGCGTGCTCGATGCCGCCGATCGGCTCGGCGGCTTCGCGGTCGAGGTGATGCGCGGGCTGGGCGCGGAGGTCGCGCGGGCGCCGCTCGCCGCCGCCGCCCTGGCGCGCGCCGACGTCGTCGTCTGCGGACGCGCCGATCGCGCCTGGCTGCGGCGCGCCGGCGAGTGGCCGCGGCTCGTCTGGGTGGTGGTGACGCCGTTCGGGCTCGACGGCCCGCGCGCCGAGTGGGCGGGCGGCGAGCTGGTGGCGCAGGCGGCGGGCGGCATGGTGTGGCCCAACGGCAGTCCGGGGACGCCGCCGCTGCCGCTGCCCGGCGAGCCGGCGACCCGCGTCGCCGGCCTGCACGCGACCCTGGGGGCGCTGATCGCGCTGCAGGCTCGGCAGCGCGACGGCCGCGGGCGGCTGGTCGACGTCAGCCTGCAGGAGAGCGCGACGGCGTCGCTCGAGCATCTCGCCGGCGAATGGTTCGACCGCCGCGACCTCGGGCGGCGGCGCGGGTCGCTGCACTGGAGCGGCACCTTTCGCGTCGGCCGCTGCCGCGATGGCGAGGCGCTGCTCTCGCACGTCGGCGACTGGACGGCGCTGCGCGAGTGGCTGCGCGCCGACGGCGCCGCCGCCGACCTCGCCGCGCCGCGCTGGGACGACGTCGACGAGCGCTGCCGCCACGCCGCGCACGTCTTCGACGTGCTCGACGCCTGGGCCGCGACCTACGAGGTCGACGCGCTGGTCGAGCAGGCGCAACTGCGCCGCCTGCCGTTCGCCCCGGTGTGGAGCTGGGCCCGCTTCGCGCGCGAGCTGGGCGAGCCGCCCGGCCCGTCGCTGTTGTCCGCCGGGGCGGCGATCGCGCCAGGGCCGCCGCGCCCGCTGGCCGGGGCGCGGGTCATCGACCTCACCTGGGTGGTCGCCGGGCCGCTGGCGACGCGCATCCTCGCCGACTGCGGCGCCGAGGTGATCCGCGTCGAGCGCCCCGACGCGCCGCCGCCCGCCGGCACCAGCGCGATCAATCTGCAGCGCGGCAAGCGGCGGCTGTCCCTCGACCTGCGCGCCGCCGAGGGCCTGGCGGCGCTGCGCGCCCTGCTGCGCGACGCCGACGTCGTGGTCGACAACTTCAGCCGCCGCGTGCTGCCCAACCTCGGCCTCGACGACGCGGCGCTGCACGCGCTCAACCCGCGCCTGGTGATCGTCCACCTGACCGGCTTCCCGCCCGGCGACGGGCGCGCCGACTGGGCGGCCTTCGGCCCGACGCTGCAGGCGATGTCGGGCCTGGTCGACGCCATGCGCGACGGCGACGGCCGGCCGGCGGGCCCGGGATTCGCCTGGGCCGACACGGCGACCGCCTGGGCGGCGGCCGTCGCCATCACCGCCGCGCTGTGGCGCGGCGGCGCGGCGCGCCTGGCGCTCACCCAGCGCGACGTCCTCGGCCTCCTGCTGGCGCCCGTCCTGGCGGCGGCGCGCGCCGGCGCGCGGCCGCCGACCGCGGGCCTGATCGTGCGCTGCGCGGACGCGGACGACGGGGAGCGCTGGTGCGCGGTGGCGCCGCCGGACGATGCCGGCCAGCGCGCCGATCCGACGGCGCTCCTGGCGGCGGCCGGCGCGCAGCCGGCCGAGGCGCTGGTGGCGCGCCTGCAGGAGGCCGGCGTGGCTGCCGCGGTGGTGGCGACGCCGGCCGATCTCGCCGCCGATCCGCAGCTCCGCCACCGCGGCTGGTGGCGCCGCGTCGAGGGCGTCGCGCGCGACGGCATCGTGCCGCGCATCCGCGACCTCGGCGGCGATCGGTGCGCGCGGCTTTTTCTCCCGTCCGGTTGA
- the holA gene encoding DNA polymerase III subunit delta translates to MAAEIDALVAAAAQRPLPVYLIIGEPFATEPVARALIDALVPPDKRSFSLEQYDGRSAPIGPILDSLRMPSLFGGTKLIWVREPTLFLSGEKRADVAEALFAAVEEERPLEAAEKLLVLAALAGWTQAELAAADWSAMSGSEQSALFGRRLDAGEAAVLDGLRALCAERGLTVSAFRDESGQLELYLASPSPQTVLLFTASAADRRKRVVKTIQQGGAVLELAVQRERSGALSAESVDALIAGVVGGAGKRLTPGARQLLVRRAGSQAGVLAGELEKLCLYAGDAATIDEAAVRESVRDLAESWVFDFTKALAQRQAGAAVAQLRALFAQGEHPLRLLSLIARELRLLLLARDCLRGSLAGSWTPRTTYNTFRDRLLPTLDEDEKAALGGIHPFVLYQCLQNAGRVGGAHLRRAMLALQDLDIAFKSTPTDPRIRLEAFVLDFCRT, encoded by the coding sequence ATGGCCGCCGAGATCGATGCCCTGGTCGCCGCCGCGGCGCAGCGGCCGCTGCCGGTGTACCTGATCATCGGCGAGCCCTTCGCGACCGAGCCGGTGGCGCGGGCGCTCATCGACGCGCTGGTGCCGCCGGACAAGCGCAGCTTCAGCCTCGAGCAGTACGACGGCCGCTCGGCGCCGATCGGCCCGATCCTCGACAGCCTGCGCATGCCGAGCCTGTTCGGCGGCACCAAACTGATCTGGGTGCGCGAGCCGACCCTGTTCCTCTCCGGCGAGAAGCGCGCCGACGTCGCCGAGGCGCTGTTCGCCGCGGTCGAGGAGGAGCGGCCGCTCGAGGCCGCCGAGAAGCTGCTGGTGCTGGCGGCGCTCGCCGGCTGGACGCAGGCGGAGCTCGCCGCCGCCGACTGGAGCGCCATGAGCGGCAGCGAGCAGAGCGCGCTGTTCGGCCGCCGCCTGGACGCCGGCGAGGCGGCGGTGCTGGACGGACTGCGGGCCCTCTGCGCCGAGCGCGGCCTGACGGTGAGCGCCTTCCGCGACGAGAGCGGCCAGCTCGAGCTGTATCTCGCCAGCCCCTCGCCGCAGACCGTGCTGCTGTTCACCGCCAGCGCCGCCGACCGGCGCAAGCGGGTGGTGAAGACCATCCAGCAGGGCGGCGCGGTGCTCGAGCTGGCGGTGCAGCGCGAGCGCTCGGGGGCGCTCAGCGCCGAGAGCGTCGACGCGCTGATCGCCGGCGTCGTCGGCGGCGCCGGCAAGCGGCTCACTCCCGGCGCCCGCCAACTGCTCGTGCGCCGCGCCGGCAGCCAGGCCGGCGTCCTCGCCGGCGAGCTCGAGAAGCTCTGTCTCTATGCCGGCGACGCGGCGACCATCGACGAGGCCGCGGTGCGCGAGAGCGTCCGCGACCTGGCGGAGTCGTGGGTCTTCGACTTCACCAAGGCGCTGGCGCAGCGGCAGGCGGGCGCCGCCGTCGCCCAGCTCCGCGCCCTGTTCGCCCAGGGCGAGCACCCGCTGCGCCTGCTGTCGCTGATCGCCCGCGAGCTGCGCCTGCTGCTGCTGGCCCGCGACTGTCTGCGCGGCTCGCTGGCCGGGAGCTGGACGCCGCGCACCACCTACAACACCTTCCGCGACCGCCTCCTCCCCACCCTGGACGAGGACGAGAAGGCGGCGCTCGGCGGCATCCACCCCTTCGTCCTCTACCAGTGCCTGCAGAACGCCGGCCGGGTGGGCGGCGCCCATCTGCGGCGCGCCATGCTCGCCCTGCAGGACCTCGACATCGCCTTCAAGAGCACGCCCACCGACCCGCGCATCCGCCTCGAGGCGTTCGTGCTCGATTTCTGCCGCACCTGA
- a CDS encoding thermonuclease family protein, translated as MRSAAVLLFVALLLAGPAAARDTARVESVVDGDTIRVLMRGERLTIRLIGVDTPELGDRADRGAPPQPYAREAAAFTRARLRGRSVELAYEAGDRHDRYGRTLAYVFLADGTFFNRELLRQGYARAYARGPFRYRDAFLADEAAARRAGRGLWGLTPAGPVIGNRRSRLYHLPGQAHYDDIAPANRVYFPTEDAARAAGYAPAMDRRGGAAREAESSR; from the coding sequence ATGCGTTCGGCGGCGGTGCTCCTGTTCGTCGCGCTGCTGCTGGCTGGGCCGGCGGCGGCCCGCGACACGGCGCGGGTCGAGTCGGTGGTCGACGGCGACACCATCCGCGTCCTGATGCGCGGCGAGCGGTTGACCATCCGGCTGATCGGGGTCGACACGCCCGAGCTCGGCGATCGCGCCGACCGCGGCGCGCCGCCGCAGCCGTACGCGCGCGAGGCGGCGGCGTTCACCCGCGCCCGCCTGCGCGGTCGATCGGTGGAGCTCGCCTACGAGGCCGGCGACCGCCACGACCGCTACGGGCGGACGCTCGCCTACGTCTTTCTCGCCGACGGCACCTTCTTCAATCGCGAGCTGTTGCGCCAGGGCTATGCCCGCGCCTACGCGCGCGGCCCCTTCCGCTATCGCGACGCGTTCCTGGCCGACGAGGCGGCGGCGCGGCGCGCCGGCCGCGGCCTGTGGGGGCTGACGCCCGCCGGCCCGGTGATCGGCAACCGGCGCTCGCGGCTCTACCACCTGCCGGGGCAGGCGCACTACGACGACATCGCGCCCGCCAACCGCGTCTACTTCCCGACCGAGGACGCGGCGCGCGCCGCCGGCTACGCGCCCGCCATGGACCGCCGCGGCGGCGCGGCGCGCGAGGCGGAGTCGTCGCGATGA
- a CDS encoding DUF853 family protein — protein MDSTALPIARGDEVIELLPRMANRHGLIAGATGTGKTVTLRVLAEQFSRIGVPVFLADVKGDLSGMARPGGDNPRVVERAAQLGVALAPAACPVTFWDLRGEQGLPVRATVSEMGPLLVARLLGLNDTQAGVLAIVFKVADDRGLLLLDLKDLRAMVQEVGNRAAELRSAYGNVSTASIGAIQRGLLGLEQQGGERFFGEPALDLDDLLRTRDGAGVVNILVADSLMQTPALYSTFLLWLLAELFERLPEVGDPEKPTLVFFFDEAHLLFDDTPKALIDEVERVVRLVRSKGVGVYFCSQSPLDLPDAVLGQLGHRIQHALRAFTPRDQKAVKTAADTFRANPRLQTATAITELAVGEALVSVLDAQGAPSVVERALIYPPRSQLAPLTAAERAALVRDSPLRQRYEQTIDRESAFERLSQRAERAAGTPPGGGRGGAAPQDPLTKAAISIGTSVIRSMGTQAGRSLVRGVLGALFGGRRR, from the coding sequence ATGGATTCCACCGCCTTGCCGATCGCCAGGGGCGACGAGGTCATCGAGCTGCTGCCGCGCATGGCCAATCGACACGGGTTGATCGCGGGTGCGACCGGCACCGGCAAGACCGTCACCCTGCGGGTGCTCGCCGAGCAGTTCAGCCGCATCGGCGTGCCGGTCTTCCTGGCCGACGTGAAGGGCGACCTGTCGGGGATGGCGCGGCCGGGCGGCGACAACCCCAGGGTGGTCGAGCGCGCCGCCCAGCTCGGCGTCGCGCTCGCGCCGGCGGCCTGTCCGGTGACGTTCTGGGACCTGCGCGGCGAACAGGGGCTGCCGGTGCGCGCCACGGTCAGCGAGATGGGGCCGCTCCTGGTGGCGCGCCTGCTCGGGCTCAACGACACCCAGGCGGGCGTGCTGGCGATCGTCTTCAAGGTCGCCGACGACCGCGGCCTGCTGCTCCTCGATCTCAAGGATCTCCGCGCCATGGTGCAGGAGGTCGGCAACCGCGCCGCCGAGCTGCGCAGCGCCTACGGCAACGTCTCGACCGCCAGCATCGGCGCCATCCAACGCGGCCTGCTGGGGCTCGAGCAGCAGGGCGGCGAGCGCTTCTTCGGCGAGCCGGCGCTCGATCTCGACGACCTGCTGCGGACACGGGACGGCGCCGGGGTGGTGAACATCCTGGTCGCCGACTCCCTGATGCAGACGCCGGCCCTCTATTCCACCTTCCTCCTGTGGCTGCTGGCCGAGCTGTTCGAGCGGCTGCCGGAGGTCGGCGATCCGGAGAAACCGACGCTGGTGTTCTTCTTCGACGAAGCGCACCTCCTCTTCGACGACACGCCGAAGGCGCTGATCGACGAGGTCGAGCGCGTCGTCCGCCTCGTCCGCTCCAAGGGCGTCGGCGTCTACTTCTGCAGCCAGAGCCCGCTCGACCTGCCCGACGCGGTGCTGGGCCAGCTCGGCCACCGCATCCAGCACGCCCTGCGCGCCTTCACGCCCAGGGACCAGAAGGCGGTGAAGACCGCCGCCGATACCTTCCGCGCCAATCCGCGACTGCAGACGGCGACCGCGATCACCGAGCTCGCCGTCGGCGAGGCGCTGGTCTCGGTGCTCGACGCCCAGGGCGCGCCATCAGTGGTCGAGCGCGCCCTCATCTACCCGCCGCGCAGCCAACTGGCGCCGCTGACGGCGGCCGAGCGCGCCGCGCTGGTGCGCGACTCGCCGCTGCGCCAGCGCTACGAGCAGACGATCGACCGCGAGTCGGCCTTCGAGCGCCTGAGCCAACGCGCCGAGCGCGCCGCCGGCACGCCGCCCGGCGGCGGCCGCGGCGGCGCCGCGCCCCAGGACCCGCTGACCAAGGCGGCGATCTCGATCGGCACCAGCGTCATCCGCAGCATGGGCACGCAGGCGGGTCGCTCGCTGGTCCGCGGGGTCCTGGGCGCGCTGTTCGGCGGCCGCCGGCGGTGA
- a CDS encoding universal stress protein — MSDTLGVILCCTDFSPEAEHAAVHAVRLARATKATLVLAHLVHVASGELLSHDPHGPTHLTLSEGRERALEQLAALRQRLAGDYPDVELVARFGAPAESAIALARERNADIIVTAVTDRHTHHQPTDLLHESVTQALIHHAPCPVLIVPPHAR, encoded by the coding sequence ATGTCGGACACGTTGGGCGTCATCCTCTGTTGCACGGATTTCTCCCCCGAGGCGGAACACGCCGCAGTGCACGCGGTGCGCCTGGCGCGCGCGACGAAGGCCACGCTCGTCCTCGCCCACCTGGTCCACGTGGCGAGCGGCGAGCTGCTGTCGCACGACCCGCACGGGCCGACGCACCTGACGCTGTCAGAAGGGCGCGAGCGGGCGCTGGAGCAGCTCGCCGCGCTGCGCCAGCGACTGGCGGGCGACTACCCGGACGTCGAGCTGGTCGCCAGGTTCGGCGCCCCGGCGGAGTCGGCGATCGCGCTCGCCAGGGAGCGCAACGCCGACATCATCGTCACCGCCGTGACCGATCGCCACACGCACCACCAACCGACCGACCTCCTGCACGAGAGCGTCACCCAGGCACTGATTCATCACGCCCCATGTCCGGTGCTGATCGTGCCGCCTCACGCCAGGTGA
- a CDS encoding YihY/virulence factor BrkB family protein, with the protein MNGTPIAAESWFESHVLRPWVPATLIVLPLALVRFLAHQCIQWAAALAYYTLIGFVPLSAAIFALIKLFGLHRQLTPFVVSTVGAGSPAVARDVVDFIDATNLKAVGVLAALGAVLAVIGIMGNAELCFNQIWNVRGRTWRRKFRSFVLLCVAAPLLLLLALTLTAILQPGHGIYDFLETWRLGVVVLVFLRCLPYGLLWLSFTLLFTLLPNTEVRTRSAVFGAVVAGTLWQFAQWGYVLFVIRLVRYSAVYGALWQLPILLAWIYVAWGIILFGGEVSRAHQEVTVRRLTWREAARSAPDMGRDESVPG; encoded by the coding sequence ATGAACGGCACCCCGATCGCCGCCGAGTCCTGGTTCGAATCGCACGTCCTGCGCCCCTGGGTGCCGGCGACGCTGATCGTGCTGCCGCTGGCGCTGGTGCGCTTCCTCGCCCACCAGTGCATCCAGTGGGCGGCGGCGCTCGCCTACTACACGCTGATCGGCTTCGTGCCGCTGTCGGCGGCGATCTTCGCCCTGATCAAGCTCTTCGGCCTGCACCGGCAGCTCACGCCGTTCGTCGTCAGCACCGTCGGCGCCGGCTCGCCGGCGGTGGCGCGCGACGTCGTCGACTTCATCGACGCCACCAACCTGAAGGCGGTGGGCGTGCTGGCGGCCCTCGGCGCCGTGCTCGCCGTGATCGGCATCATGGGCAACGCCGAGCTGTGCTTCAATCAGATCTGGAACGTGCGCGGCCGCACCTGGCGGCGCAAGTTCCGTTCCTTCGTGCTGCTCTGCGTCGCGGCGCCGCTGCTGCTGCTGCTGGCGCTCACCCTCACCGCGATCCTCCAGCCGGGCCACGGGATCTACGACTTCCTCGAGACCTGGCGGCTCGGCGTCGTCGTGCTGGTGTTCCTGCGCTGCCTGCCCTACGGCCTGCTGTGGCTGAGCTTCACCCTGCTCTTCACGCTGCTGCCCAACACCGAGGTGCGCACCCGCTCCGCGGTCTTCGGCGCCGTGGTCGCCGGCACGCTGTGGCAGTTCGCGCAGTGGGGCTACGTCCTCTTCGTCATCCGCCTGGTGCGCTACAGCGCGGTCTACGGCGCCCTGTGGCAGTTGCCGATCCTGCTCGCCTGGATCTACGTCGCCTGGGGCATCATCCTCTTCGGCGGCGAGGTCTCGCGCGCCCACCAGGAGGTGACGGTGCGCCGGCTCACCTGGCGTGAGGCGGCACGATCAGCACCGGACATGGGGCGTGATGAATCAGTGCCTGGGTGA